The Plasmodium knowlesi strain H genome assembly, chromosome: 12 sequence gcAAAGGGTTATGTAAACTCCAGTGtgatgtaaaataaaaatatgaaatgcttttttttttttttttttttttttttatttcgcaaGAATGTATTTTGCTAAATTGTTTGCCCGGAGTTTATTTCGATTATTTAAGCATGGAGTAAaaagatgagaaaaaaatgcgttcGCATGTCGCTTTACATCACATGGTTTTTTtactatatgtatatattttttttaaattcgaAAGAGGTATTCTTCTCACGTATAAGAAAAGCGGTATTCGTTACGTTTTATATATGCCTCCCCCCTGAGTGATGGGCCCTTTTTGtacaatatatttataacaataaaaaaaaaaaaaagaaagaaaaaaaaaaaagctgatGATGccagaagggaaaaacaaaagtaaTTATCATATGCAAcattttattataaaaattagcTAGGTTATATGCATACGTTCAATTTTTGGTGCTTTTCAGTTTTGCTTGGTTCgttgcttaattttttttttttttttttttggaaaatccGCAACTCCACAAACATTGCAGCTAATTACGCTGTGTTATatgaatattatatatatgtaatggtAACAGAgtagaatatattttttttcagctgGTGCTACGCCTTGTGGGGGATACGGACGGAAGAGGCCTATGCACAGGGGGGAGGGGTGTTGTTAACGTGAATGGAAATTATGACCCCTTTGCAAATATGACTGTCGGTTCTtgcataaaaagaaaaaaaaaaaaaaaaaaaaagtggtatGCCCCGACCTGCCGCTACGTACGTGTTCCCCTTGTGTAGTAGCACGGGGTATTTATTGCGTGCTCTCTCAATCCGGCTTCCTTTTCCCCGCGTCGATATTCTTTTCCTACATTTCGCAAAAATTGGGATTTAAAAATTCCCTAAGCTGAAGGtgaattatttatattacgCCTAAGTGCATACGTGCCATCCACCCATCgtgcattttcccttttttaaggCATTGATATTATGCCTGAATGCCCGAGTTGACTTTTTGGAGCCCAATGGTGATGGGTCGCTTTCATTCGCACGAACAGtatatgcgttttttttttaccccccgTTCTTGCCAACACGAGAATCGCggttgctcatttttttacggtaaaaataaattcgcCAAAAAATAGCAAGCTGTTGAATCGacaaagaaataattttttttttttttttttttttttacaaaaaaggaacagctGATCTGCGAGAGGCTGGAGGcaagtacaaaaaataacaaatgcACAAATTCCCTAGCATCGTTtaattttccccccccttggcGCAGGCATATAAACATACACGTaagttaaaaataattcttttatttatttttctttttttcttttccactgATAATgacttgataaaaaaatatacaaacgtGCGTACATATTTAACCTTTTTGTGATAACTCGTTCGTGCTTGCATGCGAAAGAAAACTCTGCTTGATTTACTCCTACTGAGCGACGGCAAACATTTGCAAAAGCGATTTGGCAAAAGGATATAACAACAAATATACACGTGTATGTTTACTATTCGTTCCCTTCAGCAGTCACAGTAGATAGTACCCATCTCGACAAGGCCACATCAGCTGCCGACTTTTCAGAGTTGAACAAACTTCCGTTCCGTTACGTTCGttcgttccttccttttttttttttttttttttttttaaaaccaaAAATCAGTCGTCAAAATGGTTAGCGTCGCAGATAATTCTTTGAAAACAAATGTAAGCCTATTGAGAGAGAGTTCgtggagaaaattttgcTCCATCGTTTGGTGCGTCCCAGCAAAGGAGGATGCATAACTGAGTTCATGTTGTATGCGTTTGTGTCGTCAGGGTTTAGGGATACTCCACACGCATATGCCCAGTGTACATAATGTGAAGGATATAATTTTATGTTCTGCCCTGTTGCTACAAATAATTCTGTCGCATACGTAGGTGGGGTAGAACGCACCACGAGTGTACCCTTCTACCGCCGCACATATATAATTATCCATGCAACCTTTGCTATCTTACCCGTCTTTGCAGATCCACCAGTACCACATTGTTGGCAGAGCCATTCCAACCGAAAAAGATAAGAATCCAAATGTATACCGAATGTGCATTTTTGCCAAGAATGACACGAATGCGAAATCGCGATTTTGGTactttatgaaaaaaataaacaaactgAAAAAGTCAAATGGAGAATTACTAGCGTGTGAGCTAATAAGGGAAAGGTTTCCCCTTCGCGTAAAGAACTATGGGGTGTTACTACGTTATGATAGCCGAACGGGTACTCATAATATGTACAAAGAATTCAGGGACACCACAAAGGAAGGAGCCATTTCACAACTGTACTCCGAAATGGCAGGAAGGCATAGAGCGAGAGCATCCTCCATCAGTATCATCAGGATATCAGAGATAAGTCCCAAGTTGGTGCGAAGGCCACATATTAAACAGATGCTTAAAAAGAGGCTACGATTCCCTGCTCTGCATTTGCCCACcttgaaaaaggaatacagAAGGAAATACGCAGCGAAGAGGCCCTCCACATACAGAATGTAAGGCCAGGGAAGAACGGttagaggaagaaagagtCCTCGACTCCGTATACATTTTCTGGACAAGCCTGACAATTGTATTGCCAAATCGGACCACCATATAGCGAACAAGTGGGACTATGTACAATGTAGACAAGAACATGAGGAAAGATATAATGTCCTGTTTCAATACAAGGGAAAAGTTTGTTttatagctttttttttttttttttttttttttgcaaacttgtgtatatgtaaatgttcatatgttcccttcattttttttattttcacataaAATTAAACCGAAGAAGGATATTAACTATTGAGaagcttttttaaaaaaaaaaaaaaaaaaattcctgtACCACAGTTGCCATACTTCCATGCGgcacaaatggaaaacgTGTATGATCCCCCATTTCGTAGGATGTCACCAACGTGGATATAATTTGAAAATTGGCAAAATTCAAATTGCCACATGcacgtaatttttttcctgccctTAAGGTTTATTCAAATTTAAATGTCGTGGCAAAAATTCGTTTTCACTTTCCTCCCATTTTGTTGCACAAAAGGAATAGGATATCCAATTTGACGTTAAACACCTCACacacgaaaaggaaaaacagacagggaaggaaatgGATCTCTCTTTGAGAAGGGACCATTATctgttaaaggtaaaaaccGTATGTGCGCATTTAACACGaaaatgggtaaaaaaaaaaaaaaaagaaaagagaacatGATATATAGCAGAATTTAAACGTTACCAAAAATTTTgcctttctttttacttcatAACATTTTcgtaagaaggaaaataggTGTTGACCATTTGGAGGAACATATATGCCTAAGATCGTCTCCCCTTtgattattttatatttacataaatataGCCGTTCGTTTTATATATCTCCctttaaagtttttttttttttttgttttttttttgttttttttttgttgttgttgtttcctCTCTTTTTGCCTAAAATTGTTGTCACGTttattccacttttttgttcattttgtacgCAAATGTGAAGTGagtatttttcaaataaggTGCTAACTCGAAGGaagtcatattttttcccttttttttttttcccccacttCCGCCAAGTGCACTACGAGGAGGTTTATTATGTGGCCATTGTTCCCCCCTTTGTTTTGCAAGTTGTGTGAAGATGGGTAACCaaaatgccatttttttagcATATCCATATATTCTGAGTTACAGTATATTATTGGCTCTCTTCGGAGATGCCGTTTGTTAAAATTGGAACGATACAGAGAAGATTAGCATGGCCCCTGCGCAAGGATGACACATGACGTTCGAGAAggaatgtaattttttttttcctttttccaatgCAAATTTTATCCCAACGGGTGATTAAATAAAAAGTCctacttttatatatatacatatcttGTATGAGCATTAATTTACGCTTTTCCCGAattggcacatttttttttttttttttttttctttccaaccCCCCTTTGGATAGACGACGCGAAATTGTAATCCCCTcgggaaaagcaaaaatgcgAGAAATTTATCTTCCCCTTCATTATACACATGGAGACGAGCAAAAAAAGCGGTTTCATATTTTGTGTGATTATGTAAGCAGTTCGCTCAACCCATCCAAATAACATGGAGCCCTTACAAATTGTTTTGCTCTGTTACATGGAGAACTTCACGTACACGTCTCATTTGAACCATCATTAGAGGAAACGGTACAATGTTGGAGTGCATGATGCCCGCCTCGAGGCGGGGCACACATGGTGAAGAAGGCTTTGTATACGCATAAGTAAACACATCACGAAGAGGTAAAGATATggcttcaccattttgtgcAATACAAAGTGGGGTTCTTTAAAGAGTGCTCTCCTCCCtcccaaaggggaaaataatcaCATAAACTCTGCAATGGGAATCAAATGGAGAGAAATTTAAGCGGGacttcttttctctccttcctATGGTATCGAAGAAGACAATCCTCTTACGTTATAAAAACACACCCATAAGCACAAATGAGGAGGTGACTACTGCGTCCCATTTGTCATGACCGCGCTATGTTCTCTCAAAAGAGCTCTTCTTATGCTGCTATTTGGATAAATTTCTCCATTGTGCTTATCTGAAAAGCTAAAAGAACTGTTTTTAGGCTTCCCTGTTTGGTTCCTCTCATTAGCCATTTTACAGCCTGGTAAGGCGGCCATAGAGAAAAGAGCGCATTTAGCCgaaaattcattttcttctacttggaatttattttaaattcgCATTAGCACTGTACTTGCGCGTTCAAATgagcataaaaataaagaaaattaatgtaatttaacataaaaattcttttttttttttttcttaataatttaaaaaaaaaaaaattatttttctttgatTACCCCCGGCGGGATTCGAACCCGCAACCTTTGGATTAGAAGTCCAACGCGCTATCCAATTGCGCCACGAAGGCtccacaattaaatgtgatcCCCATTATAATATTCCTGACGGATAAGTACTTTTGGAAGGCAACCCGAATTTCGAATGCTCAAAATTTAACCCTACGCGCGCATGTGCTCCCTTGCGCATTTATTATTTACCGAAATTGCGCCCATTTCTCATCAAAATGATTGACCCGCGGTTTTAATAACCTCCCAGATTGAGTAAAATAAAACCCCATTTGAGCAGCAcataatattattttattttactcaaTTATATCCTATTTTctgttatttatttcttaatttattttttacgcaTAAATTTATTCTGCCAATTTATGAGGCCACATAGATCTCCGCAAAAGGCAACTCTCGTTAATGCGCCTGACTCCATTGTGTTCTTCTTTGTGGGGATGGCAGAATGAATGAGGTTTTCGTAAGCGCGAAAATATGAAACAAACCGGTTGGTGCGCCCTCTTTCAGGGGATTATTTATTAAGTcccataaataaaattgcgTCATTTGGGTAAAGACTTTTCCTCCGTGCAGAATATAGTCAGGGACCCCCAATGGAGAGTCATACCCAAATGGCaaagttcatatttttcaagagttcatttgccttttccttGTCTGTGCGTGCCCATTTTCGCTTCCCCATTAGAGTTCCTTCAAGGGCAACAGAGGTAGCAAGATAGCGAAGTTGCGAATCTTGTAGTGACCATATTGCATTGTAAGTAACTCATCCCCACACATACTgtaattttctttccctcgAAATTGCTCaccaaaaaggtgaaaagatgaaaaggtgaaaagatgaaaaggtgaaaaggtgaaaaggtaaaaaggtGAAGGGTTAAAAATGGGCACCCAACTAAAATAACTAACCCTCCATTTAGCGTTCGAACAGGTGTATCATTACAACGGAATGTTCTATAGACACTCTTCTGGGATGAGTTCATCATAGTTAGATTCTTCTCTTACACATAAGCGATGACTCCCTCCCGATAAAGCACTGAACGGTACAGGATTATATTGCGGTAGGAGGTTGGAAAAACCCAATTAGTTTGCGCGCAAGGCAGATTCGAAACAGTATATGAACATTAAGTGGAAGCATTTTCAGCAGGCACAGATAGGTGTACCTATACATACTCCTCCCATTTG is a genomic window containing:
- a CDS encoding 60S ribosomal subunit protein L18, putative, whose product is MVSVADNSLKTNIHQYHIVGRAIPTEKDKNPNVYRMCIFAKNDTNAKSRFWYFMKKINKLKKSNGELLACELIRERFPLRVKNYGVLLRYDSRTGTHNMYKEFRDTTKEGAISQLYSEMAGRHRARASSISIIRISEISPKLVRRPHIKQMLKKRLRFPALHLPTLKKEYRRKYAAKRPSTYRM